In the genome of Cygnus olor isolate bCygOlo1 chromosome Z, bCygOlo1.pri.v2, whole genome shotgun sequence, one region contains:
- the MOB3B gene encoding MOB kinase activator 3B isoform X2: MSIALKQVFNKDKTFRPKRKFEPGTQRFELHKRAQASLNSGVDLKAAVQLPSGEDQNDWVAVHVVDFFNRINLIYGTICEFCTERTCPVMSGGPKYEYRWQDDMKYKKPTALPAPQYMNLLMDWIEVQINNEDIFPTSVEPWILSTWFAEKWLYKFRAGVCAAQ, translated from the exons ATGTCCATAGCACTCAAACAAGTCTTTAATAAGGATAAGACTTTCCGTCCAAAACGCAAGTTTGAACCTGGAACCCAGAGGTTTGAGCTTCATAAACGAGCACAAGCCTCTCTGAACTCAGGTGTGGACTTGAAAGCAGCTGTGCAGTTGCCCAGCGGAGAAGACCAAAATGACTGGGTAGCTGTCCACGTTGTTGACTTCTTCAACAGGATCAACCTCATTTATGGAACTATCTGTGAGTTCTGCACAGAGAGGACCTGCCCCGTGATGTCTGGAGGGCCTAAGTATGAGTACCGGTGGCAGGACGACATGAAGTACAAGAAGCCTACAGCATTGCCAGCACCCCAGTACATGAATCTTCTCATGGACTGGATTGAGGTGCAAATTAACAATGAGGATATATTTCCTACAAGTGTAG AACCATGGATTTTGAGCACATGGTTTGCAGAAAAGTGGCTGTACAAGTTCAGAGCAGGAGTCTGTGCAGCCCAGTAG
- the MOB3B gene encoding MOB kinase activator 3B isoform X3 yields MSIALKQVFNKDKTFRPKRKFEPGTQRFELHKRAQASLNSGVDLKAAVQLPSGEDQNDWVAVHVVDFFNRINLIYGTICEFCTERTCPVMSGGPKYEYRWQDDMKYKKPTALPAPQYMNLLMDWIEVQINNEDIFPTSVERDDNQDVSLKNTH; encoded by the coding sequence ATGTCCATAGCACTCAAACAAGTCTTTAATAAGGATAAGACTTTCCGTCCAAAACGCAAGTTTGAACCTGGAACCCAGAGGTTTGAGCTTCATAAACGAGCACAAGCCTCTCTGAACTCAGGTGTGGACTTGAAAGCAGCTGTGCAGTTGCCCAGCGGAGAAGACCAAAATGACTGGGTAGCTGTCCACGTTGTTGACTTCTTCAACAGGATCAACCTCATTTATGGAACTATCTGTGAGTTCTGCACAGAGAGGACCTGCCCCGTGATGTCTGGAGGGCCTAAGTATGAGTACCGGTGGCAGGACGACATGAAGTACAAGAAGCCTACAGCATTGCCAGCACCCCAGTACATGAATCTTCTCATGGACTGGATTGAGGTGCAAATTAACAATGAGGATATATTTCCTACAAGTGTAG